The genomic segment GTGTCATCGGTTCAGACGGTTTTGGATACACCTTTATCAACGGCCAGCATCAGAAGGTGCCGCATATCGGTAACGTTGTCATCGACGATGATGTGGAAATCGGGGCAAATACGGTCATTGACCGCGCCACCATGGGTGCCACACATATTGGGGAAGGGACCAAAATCGATAACCTTGTGCAGGTGGCGCATTCCGTGCGTCTCGGCCGACACAATATTCTCTGTGCCTTCACAGGCGTTGCCGGCAGTACGGTCAGTGGCGATCGCGTAGTATTTGCCGCTAACGTGGGCGTCAGCGACCATGTGCGCATTGACGATGATGTTGTGCTTGGCGCGCGAGCCGGCGTACCGCCTAAAAAGCACCTGAAGCAGGGTAATGTGTATCTTGGAAGTCCCGCGCGTCCGCGCGACAAAGCCATTGAGCAGGAACTCTCTGTCACCCGAATCCCCATCATGCGCAAAAATCTGCGTGCACTGAGTGAGCGCGTTGATGCATTGCGTGCCCGTGTTGAGAGGGATGGAGACGCCAGTCAATGACAGCTCCCCTTGTGCTGGTTGATGGCTCCTCGTGGCTGTATCGCGCTTTTCACGCTCTGCCTCCGCTGACAAATTCCAAAGGACAGGCAACCGGTGCAGTCTATGGGGTTGCCAACATGGTGCGCCGCCTGCTGCGCGATTATGCGCCAGAGCACATTGCCATCGTGTTTGACGCCAAAGGCAAAACGTTCAGGGATGAGTGGTACCCGGCCTACAAGGCGAACCGTCCGCCAATGCCGCAGGACCTGGCGCAACAAATACCCATACTGCATGATTTACTGCGCGCAATGGGGTTGCCCCTGCTTATCATTGACGGGGTTGAAGCCGATGATGTTATCGGTACCCTCGCTCGTGCGGCCTGCGCCCGTGGGCAGAGGGTCATTATTTCTACGGGTGATAAGGACATGGCGCAGCTGGTCAGCCCGAACGTGACCCTTGTTAACACCATGAATGGTGAAACACTGGATGTTAACGGCGTGAGCGCTAAATTTGGCGTGCCGCCCGAGCGTATTGTGGATTACCTCACACTTGTGGGAGATACGTCTGATAACGTGCCGGGCATCAGCGGTTGTGGTCCAAAGACCGCCGTCAAATGGCTCACGCAGTATGGAACGCTCGATAATCTGCTGGCGCATGCCGCGGATGTGGGCGGAAAAATTGGCGAATCCCTGCGCGCCGGTATGGCGCATCTGCCGCTTTCGCGCCGGCTTGTGACCATTCGTGATGATGTTCCGCTGCCCTCCTGTCCGCTGACACCGGCGCCTGAAGATAAGGCCACACTGCTTGAAATCGTGCGCGCGTGTGAATTTCGCAGCTGGATAAAAGAACTGCTTGCTGATGCGCCCTCAGAACCTGCGGAGGCGACCGTGCATGCCGAGCCTCAAAAAGAGCCGCAGATGCAGGTCGAAATTATCACCACCTGGGCGGCACTTGAGGCCTGGATTGCACGCATTCGAGCTGCGGGAAAAATGTGTGTGGACACAGAAACCACAAGCCTTGACAGCCTGCGTGCCCGTATTGTGGGAGTGGCGCTGGCACTTAAACCGCATGAAGGCGCGTATATTCCCCTCATGCATACAGACGGGTCGCCACAGCTTGACCTGGACCGGGTGCTTGCCGCTTTGAAGCCGCTGCTCGAGGACCCTGAAATCCAGAAGATTGGGCAGAATCTTAAATATGACTGGAACGTGTTTAAAAACCACGGTATTACCCTGCAGGGCATCACCTTTGATACCATGCTGGAATCGTATGTGTTGAACAGTCAGGGAGCGCGCCATGATATGGATTCGCTGGCGCTTAAGTACCTTGGGCACAAGACTATCACGTATGAAGAAGTTGCCGGCAAGGGTGCAAAACAAGTGGGGTTTGACGCGGTAGCGGTCTCAACCGCTGCCGCCTATGCCGCTGAAGATGCGGAAGTGACCCTGCGGCTGCATGAAACCCTCTATCCCAAAATGGACGCGCGCCTGAAGCAGGTGTTTCACGAGATTGAAATGCCGCTCGTCAGGGTGCTTGCCGGCATGGAGCGCACTGGCGTACAGATTGATGAGGGTGTGCTCATGGAGCACGGTACCCGTTTACGGGCGCGTATCGCGGCCCTGGAAGAGGAGGCCTGTCTGCTGGCAGGCAGGCCCTTTAACCTGAGCTCACCGGCACAGCTGCAGGCGATTCTTTTTGGTGAGCAGGGGTTGCCGGTGATGGCGAAAACGCCTGGCGGACAACCCTCGACGGCAGAAGCGGTTTTGCAGGAACTGGCCTTTACCTACCGCCTGCCGGCCGTGATTCTTGAGTACCGCAGCCTCAGCAAACTGGTATCAACTTATATTGAGGCGCTTCCGCGCGCAGTCAATCCTGAAACCGGTCGGGTACACACGTCCTATAACCAGGCCGTGGCCGCGACCGGGCGCCTGTCGTCCAGTGAGCCAAATTTGCAGAACATCCCCGTGAGAACGGAAGAAGGGCGCCTTATTCGCCGTGCGTTTATTGCACCTCAGGGCCATGTTTTGATGAGTGCGGATTATTCTCAGATTGAGCTGCGTATCATGGCGCACCTTTCTGAAGACCCGGGTCTTTTACGCGCTTTTGCTAACGATCTGGATATTCATGTGGCCACGGCGAGTGAAGTATTCGGCGTGCCGTTTGCCGAAGTGAGCCGCGAGCAGCGACGTCGCGCCAAGGCCGTCAATTTTGGACTCATCTACGGCATGTCCGCTTTTGGACTGGCGCGCCAGCTTGGCATCGAGCGTAACGAGGCCCAGATGTACATGACGCGCTATTTTGAGCGCTACCCGGGCGTGCAGGCGTTTATGGAGCGTACACGGGCTTTGGCGCACCGTTTAGGCTATGTCGAAACGCTTTTTGGTCGCCGCCTGTATCTCCCGGAAATCAATGCGCAAAACCAGATGCGAAAGCGTGCCGCCGAGCGTGCTGCCGTTAATGCACCCATGCAGGGAACGGCGGCTGACATCATTAAGCGAGCAATGCATGCGCTCTGGTGTCAACTTGAAAATCAGT from the Legionella geestiana genome contains:
- the lpxD gene encoding UDP-3-O-(3-hydroxymyristoyl)glucosamine N-acyltransferase, which gives rise to MNVSLQEIARLVDGVVVGDESVLVCGLAPIDDVSAGSLVFADGAQNLERAEASAAGAILAGEQVEASSKPLVRVKHPFAAFIRLMEHFFPEPTPAPGVHPSAFVAPDVTLGARVSIGPFVSVGSGSVIGDDCILLSHVSVGNDVTLGAGTRLYPHVTVYDKTRIGARVRVHAGSVIGSDGFGYTFINGQHQKVPHIGNVVIDDDVEIGANTVIDRATMGATHIGEGTKIDNLVQVAHSVRLGRHNILCAFTGVAGSTVSGDRVVFAANVGVSDHVRIDDDVVLGARAGVPPKKHLKQGNVYLGSPARPRDKAIEQELSVTRIPIMRKNLRALSERVDALRARVERDGDASQ
- the polA gene encoding DNA polymerase I gives rise to the protein MTAPLVLVDGSSWLYRAFHALPPLTNSKGQATGAVYGVANMVRRLLRDYAPEHIAIVFDAKGKTFRDEWYPAYKANRPPMPQDLAQQIPILHDLLRAMGLPLLIIDGVEADDVIGTLARAACARGQRVIISTGDKDMAQLVSPNVTLVNTMNGETLDVNGVSAKFGVPPERIVDYLTLVGDTSDNVPGISGCGPKTAVKWLTQYGTLDNLLAHAADVGGKIGESLRAGMAHLPLSRRLVTIRDDVPLPSCPLTPAPEDKATLLEIVRACEFRSWIKELLADAPSEPAEATVHAEPQKEPQMQVEIITTWAALEAWIARIRAAGKMCVDTETTSLDSLRARIVGVALALKPHEGAYIPLMHTDGSPQLDLDRVLAALKPLLEDPEIQKIGQNLKYDWNVFKNHGITLQGITFDTMLESYVLNSQGARHDMDSLALKYLGHKTITYEEVAGKGAKQVGFDAVAVSTAAAYAAEDAEVTLRLHETLYPKMDARLKQVFHEIEMPLVRVLAGMERTGVQIDEGVLMEHGTRLRARIAALEEEACLLAGRPFNLSSPAQLQAILFGEQGLPVMAKTPGGQPSTAEAVLQELAFTYRLPAVILEYRSLSKLVSTYIEALPRAVNPETGRVHTSYNQAVAATGRLSSSEPNLQNIPVRTEEGRLIRRAFIAPQGHVLMSADYSQIELRIMAHLSEDPGLLRAFANDLDIHVATASEVFGVPFAEVSREQRRRAKAVNFGLIYGMSAFGLARQLGIERNEAQMYMTRYFERYPGVQAFMERTRALAHRLGYVETLFGRRLYLPEINAQNQMRKRAAERAAVNAPMQGTAADIIKRAMHALWCQLENQSEPVAKMIMQVHDELILEVPEAHVSTVREVLTGAMENAATLLVPLRVSVGVGKNWDEAH